The following DNA comes from Papaver somniferum cultivar HN1 chromosome 4, ASM357369v1, whole genome shotgun sequence.
GATTGAGGTTCTTGTAGTATTGTTCCTCTGCGAGTTGAAATTCCACATCTTGGGTAATCCCAACGTTTTGGGTGCCAGAGATCAAGTACCTgaaacaatattctcaaaaacaaaattaaaaacaaaaaataagaaattaaaaacaaaaacaaaataataatccgctatgcctccccggcagtggcgccaaaatttggtcggttgtcagccaagcaaaaataatttaagttctttcacttcacaatagtatagttataagaacatattcgttccacagggagatatgggttttttaattgtttttgaaAACTTATGTAAATCGGGGGGATTTTGTTgtttaaaaataatttaaattaaaaacaaaagataaaagtGTTTAAGAAAATATCAGAGGAAAAAGCTGGTTAAGGAATTCGCCGTCTATCACTACACATGTTACTCAATCAAGCATTCAAATTATCACTCACACACTCATGTCACCAACAACCCTAAAGTATCCCCAATCAGTGTATCTACTTCGTTACGTCTCCACAAATCAACAAATAATGCAATCGCAATTATATGAATTCTTTTCCAACAAATAACCTAATGCTTATCGCTAGAAGATTCAACTTGAGGAAAGCTTTAAAATCTATGAGACGGGTTATTCATAGGCAATACAAAAACAATCGTGGTATATTCAACCTAGGCCAAGTTTTACTTGTGATTTCCTTCACGATCCACACCTCTAGTGATCATAAATTACTACTAGTTATTAGAATCTTGATAAAATTACCTAAGACTTCtaattagtgatagataagttattATGATATTTAACTCGCGACTTAAATATGCAAAACAACTAATCATATTACATGCACGAAATCATATAACTATTATGCTTAGTAAAACTTGAACGATAAACAAGATGGTGAATGAAAAACTGAATGCATTAATCAATTAACATAGTTGTGATTTTAGGTTACATCCCTAACCAATTAAAAGAATTAGCTTCTCATAATTCTTGGCTATTAAAGTAGAGAAAAGACAAGAAATCAAACTACACTAGTCGCAGAAGATCTTTGGCCACTGCTGCTACAGACTTTCTGATACTGCTGCATCAATTGAACTCCTAAAGCTTCTGTCTTTGTCTGGGAACTTTCTTCAAACAGGTTATTGGCGTGTAAACTAGGGTGAGGAGGTATATTTTGGTTCCGAtttggacctctatttatagcaaTTGAACCCTGAAAGTTCGAATCGGGTAACCACACAACAATCCTAAACCGCCATAAAAACTAAAACGCGCTTTAATCTTCACCATTCATCTCCAAAATCGACGGCAAGAAGGGTACTTGGTGGCTGTTTTGTGGGCttgaaatctcaatccaattccAAGTAAATCTTATCAATTCTCTAAAGTCTCACCCAAGTCTTCGAATTCAACACAAACCCAAGTTCCTTAACCGTCTTAGACTCTCAGAAACACCACCTAATCTCCTCAATTCGTCATCCAACCAATGGCAGCAACCTAATCCTTCTTCCACTGAATTTTCGTCCAAGTTTTAAATCCTAAAACAAATCAAACTCCCTCAATTCATACCCATCTGTTCCTTGATTATCTCGAACCGAAATAACACCTCTTAATCCTCTACATTCGCGGCAACAATTTTATCTCATTTCTCCTGTTTTGTCTCCCAAGAACACTGCCcgtagaagatgatgaaaaagaagTTCTGGTCATGAAATTTGAATAGAAACTGATCGCCCCTAAACATAAGTTAGAGTTCCTATAACACCTGCCCTTAAAACCAATTTAAGCTTCATGTACGTGTatttcaacagagaaatgtgatCTCCCCTTAGCGGATGCTGGGGTGTCAATAATGACGAGCATCCCTTATCATTTCCTGGACTCCCAATAAAAATTTCCCGTGaattgaccattttacccttttgGCTTTCTAAGTTCTTGATTTGCTCATAACTTCCTCATACGAGCtcagaatgactccgttctttcgccattggcttcgtcttttcgtcctcttcaagatgaaaAGTAGAAATTTTGTATTTGAACGAGTTCCATTCGGTGTTTGgtccttctccacttgtagctagcttcgtttaagtgtcaattcacttcttttggatgattcacctaataaaacacaaataagagaaaacaagcataatatacaataatttgcaagaaaccaAAAAacactagcatggaattgacactaaatatatgtgaaatatgaacatatcaaattcccccacacttgcctttttctagtcctcgagcaaactaaactaaactacaacaactccctttcgttgaggacacggttgcacttagcatgtgcaataggcctttaaacccctaggtgtccctagtggacgagttatagtctcgtgagagcTTACGAGAGGTGTACCCGCAAAATCCACTCCAACTTCAAATCCTTatagcttcccaagcatccaaagagctatgaggacatagagtttctgcttgctagtaataagaagttagaaataccagagaacatattctcatgcctaaatgttgagtgagaaataaccacatcataatgagagaacgcatgtttcagagcgatcaataagcatttcgcctcgacttctgcctcacttaaaaagattttatgataattgcactcaataagacggcttttttatgggtctcacatgtgtgcaggtaggaatgaagagagaaatcctacacattgaatggtgggaaggaaaccttccgaattatttctggagactccacaaaatcgtggaaaataaaaattattttttctgatgatctctaagaaaggaaatcaaccattatagcaaggatgagagtacttaccaccttcacatccgatcggcagtgacgaaagcaccactctcgcagcatccaatagaaacatagtcttcagctcgtcttcttcatcttcttggtcttcgtcttcggccttcaactgttgatgataaactcttgaacttcatagaaCTTCGACAAAttgtaactctttctcttcaattccttgttgcttgaaacttcttcatagattttttcttcttccccatggctttattaaatgaatacaaaaagaaatacaaaccaaaataatacaaagaatttctcttgtctttttattttttcttcttttcattttttttgcttGAGGCACGAGAAATAACTACAAActgaatataaaataaaaaatgaaattgttatgctttgtatcataaacttcaatataattctttaccgcttgattcttcacaacttttattgtctttgtatcataaacttcaatataattctcatcttttcattttatttgctcttgtaaataagtccaCAACTTGAATATAAAATTCCGctccttatgtgtaagtcttcaacatgtatataaaaatatgctcattgtatgttactttacttggatatgaaatttgcgcttccttgtattgttgcttgtaaacctcaaacgtcttcaactttccttgtagattttgatgtcgctcccttgttgatgatggttgtgtttctatggacctgttgttggcgagagagaatgGTGTTAcagcaaatcaaactacaagaaggtggttttcatctataaacGTCACCTTCATGATTGACAAAagtagcactcaagagatcaaaagtaGTGCTGAAAatggtgtgaagttgggtagctcaccattctaccaatatttaacgtacggtgacacacactcaaaagaaaactctttagtcaataaaaagaaaatatggtctggtgcctctgttgatttaaaaataggtagtctccactaatgattgatcagcaactctaatatcGCATTCCCTCTGCTCCTCATTTGCCACCggtatgattaaatccattatttaacactctaacaagtaagaaatccgaacgtaattccctaacacttccaagttcagttatgtcggtcagaaatctctatgtaaacatacctagaagtatgctagtgactctaaaatctctacaagttggaggttttattcaaatatttacaaaaaatttgactcaaaaaggctaaaaactTTATATGCAAAAAACTCCCcgacacttaaacttcacattgtcctcaatgtgtaaaaccgaaaattctgaattctgacgtagcAGCAGATGAAACGCAAAAACTgaacaaattggtaaggaatttggcaaAACACTACGAAAGTTGTTCTCCTATGTATTTTCTACACATTGTCAAAAGGGAACAATGTTTAGATAAAAAATCTGACAtttatggtctctggactgaactacgtgcagtctgaatttttctgacgaaaaggtattctTCAAAATAGGTTACGaactcaatgaaattaaacatggggatgcaaatatgaCAGGAAAACtgtaaaaactaaaaataaaagggtttaagatacaaaacctatgggtagcctcccatttagcgcttagtttaacgtctttAACCCGACTTGGCGTTCGTCTTTCTACTCATCTAGAGGGAGCACATCAACAAGTTGTACCACTTCTACATTCTCAGGTACAAAGTTCTCGTAATATGGCTTTAAGCGATGACCATTCACTTTGAATCCATTTCCTGAGGTTAAATCTtgaatttctactgcaccatgagaaaaaatATTAGTGATAACATAAGGTCCCTTCCAACAGGAACGTAGTTTGCCAGGAAATAATCTAAGACgagtatcaaaaagaaaaactttcTGTCCAACAGTAAACTGTTTTCTAaaaatcatattatcatgaaaCGCCTTAGTCTTTTCCTTGTAGATACGTGAGCTTTCATATGCTGTGTTTATAATCTCCTCTAGCTCACTTAATTGAAGTTTCCTCTGCTCTCCTGCACTATCCATCTCCATGTTGCCTGTTTAATCGCCCAGAAGGCCTTATGCTTGATCTCAACAGGAAGATGACATGATTTACCGTACGCAAatctaaagggagacatcccaataggtgtcttgtatgcggttatGTAATCCCACAATGCATCATTGAGACGTAAACTCCAATCCTTCCTCGTGGGATTCACGGTTCTTTCTAGGATGTATCTCACTTATCGATTGGAAACTTCTGCTTTCCCgttagtttgtggatgatatggCGTAGCAATCTTGTGAGTTATGTTGTTCTTCTTTAACAAGCCAAAGAAAAACTTGTTTCGAAAGTGTGATTCTCCATCACTGGTTATGGCTCTTGGGGTTCCAAACCGTGTAAACATATATTCCTTTACAAATCTGTAACCATTTTAGAATCATTAGTAGagatggccttagcttccacccatttcgagacataatcaactTCCAATAAGATATAAAACTTACTATAAGAAttaacaaaagggcccataaaatcaattccccaaacATCAAATATTTCAATAAAGAGTATAGGAGTTTCCGGTATTTggtttcgagcacctagattgtcTGTTCTCTGATATCTATCACAAGTAGTGCAGAATATATACTCATATTTAAACAAAGTGGGCCAATAGAATCCACTCTCAAGTACCTTAAGTGTGGTTCGTTTGGACCCAAAGTGTCCTCCATGGGCATAAGAATGGCAAAACATAATATTGACTGAAATTCAGATACGCACCTTCGTATTACTTGGTCTGCACAATATTTCCACAactatggatcatcccatatgtattgataagctAATGTCTTAAGTTTGTctctctcagcacgagacaagttcttcgGGATTGTTTTAGAaaccaaataattgacaatatcagCATACCAAGGCTCCGCGACCTGTAGATGTTTATGAtgaaaaactgtttctgctggtgtttgagggtgaaaacagtttctgctggtttcggtaatttcgtgtgttgtgggtgagaaacgagtctaaaccctaaacaatgtactgcaagggagtactttatattcgagagatcaatctgtacaaattcggcctaaaccaagaaatggccgttccagacttgcttcggtcacaaagtgaaggagaagggttggttttggggaggaaagcgaagagagtgttgagaccagaatagttgattctggaagagtagttgtcttgacttgtatcagaaagcgtaagctaacagatgggaaagctaacaggtgatttctgagtgttgtatgctcctgaccaaaacttgttgttcggtggtaataggtaagacctatttgtacaagtcgaagtgaaacatactctgatctcgtaagaaatgaaacggatgagtaaatgggaggaggtggtaaccggtaacgcctaaaattgatgttccataatgaaggaaagcgtttcaccattactcccggtatttactaactgcctcattcttatgaaactgtcttgtaacgggcgtagtgtacgccgcacgctgtaaaccgcaaaccaataccctaacgagcatccccaagtttgtgacatgtgttgatgtctcgagtgtttttgtggaaaacatgtagcaggttgctgctgtttggcaagttgagcttgagagacttgtcggctcggtggtgactctcgacggtcgagatttgcatcttgagaggaagggtagccgttgattattgcaacccttcgtttggtagccatcaTCATGAaatcatggctggcatggctttgacatggttaggcatggccaagcttggattttggcataatttaggcgcgaccaagaactagggttttggcatagtttgggcgcggccaaaattagggcttggcgttgggccaaaggttgccacgcatTAACTGGTcatcttggacggctaagatctgcataggGGTGTACATCGGGCCGGGCAGGCCGGCCCTAGTCCGAATATATCACAGGCCGGGCTGGACAGGCTTAGCAACctaactacccattaagtttcacagGCCAGGCCAGGCCAGGCAGCATCAAAAATTTACTACCCATGGCCTGTCCAAGCCTGTCAAACAAGACGGGCCAGGCCAGACCAGGCCGGGCGGGTATCAGGCCTTGACAAGTAACAACAGTAAATGAGAAGATAAATTGCATAAAATtgtagattgttcaaatcaaactTCAACAAAAAATTCTTAACACCACTACTAGGCAACTATCAAACAAATTCATAACACTACTACTCCAAAACTTTATTTCATCTTACTAATAAAAACAATGAAATGAATAAAAACTTTATTCCTCTTTGTCTAGCTCTTCATCAGAATCACCACTTACACCACATGACTTCAGATTCTCTACCGTCTACCTACATAAATCaagaaaagtaaaaatttaaTCAACAATTCAAGTAATATAAATTAACACAAACAATAATATCGATGAATAAATTGTAAATTCAGTGCACATCAAGTTATAGCCTACTTGTATCTAAAGAGATGATAAGAAGTAAATTCAGTGCACATCAAGTTATAGCCTGCTTGTATCTAAAGATTTTATAAGAAAATAGAACAGACAGACATAGacatgaaaataaaatgaaaaaattgcATTAATTTTACCTTAAAGAGACACATGATGATTCAGAGACATCATTCTCATCATCAACTGGAGTAATATCGTCGTTTAGTGGATCTAGTGTCATCGTACGATTTTTCAGTTCAGCTTTCCACCAATCTTTTAGAATCACACAGCATTCCAACATTTGCGGTGTTAAGCTACTGCGATAATCACTCAACACACGCTTTCCGAGAGAAAACGCAGATTCAGAAGCAACTGTGGAGACAGGGACTGCTAGTACATCTCGTGCAATGCAAGAAAGAACTGGATATCGTTTTTCATTAGCTTTCCACCAACCCAATATGTCAAAATTCTTCATATCTTCAAAAGTTGCTGATTCTGGCTCTGCGAAGTATCTCGTCAGTTCTTCTGATGCTGAAGAAAGGGGATCCCTCCTATTCTGACTTCGGGATTGCCAAAAGGAGTCATCTTCGTCGTCGGAGATTGTTTCTTCTTGCATCTGCAGAACACTCTGTAAAGGTGGTTGATTACCATTAGAAATTGAGTTAATACTAGAACCATTCTGCATTTGCTCATTTAACATAATAGCATACTCTTCAAATAAACTTTTAAGTTTAGCTACTATCAAAGATTTTTGCTCTGCATGACAACGAATGACATGTGCAGAAGTACTAAAACAACTCTGAATATCAGCTAATGTAGTTTCCAATCCTCTGAGATTAAGACGGGGATCAAGAATACATCCAATGCCGAATAAAATAGGAGTCTCACCCCAATATTTGACAAACTTCTTTTCCATAACAACAATAATGTCCTTGAGATGATTCATATGCCTGTGTTTCGTAAGACCCTCCCAATTCTAAATAAGTAATTAAGAACAGAGTTACTTGTCACATAATCGACACCAAAAAATGTTTGGTTGCATCATAGAAAGGCTTCAAGAACTTGCATAATAATTCAGCAATATCCCAATCATAATCAGTTAAATCAGAAATGTCCTATCAACAAGAAAGCTTGAAATTGCAGAACGATAAGGAAGTGCATCTTTTAGCATGAAATAAGTAGTGTTCCACCTGTGCTTGACATCTAGCTGAAGCTTTTTTGGTTTCAAACCCATTGATGTGCACAATGCTCGAAACTGGTCATATCTTACAGATGAAGCAAAAATGAATTCTATACTAGATTTAACATGAGAAATCATTTCTTGAAAATCCTTAACTTTCTTCCTGCTATCATCTATGAATAAATGCAAGATATGACAACAACATCTTACGTGAAATAGATCTCCTTTAGATGGCAAGTCAGGCAGCATCACTTTTATCCGTTGAACCGAAACAGTATTTGCACTAGCGTTATCCAAGGATAATGAGAAAATCTTCATAGAAATCCCCCAATCATTGGCAAGTTTCTGAATAAGTAACTCAAATATGTTCTCCAGTGTGGGACTTATCAACTAAAGTAAAAGAAATTATCCTTTTATGCAAGACCCAATTTTTGTCTAAAAAGTGAGCAGTGATAGACATGTAACTTAGCTTCTGACACGACAACCACAAATCTGATGTCAAAGATATTTTTCCAGGTGCCTCTAATAAAGTTCTCTTTAAAACTTGTTTTTCCatttcaaaaaaatttaaaatatcaCGCCTAACAGTGGCTCGAGAAAATTTCACAAATCGAGGGTGAAAACTATCGTTTATAAACCATTGGAAAAATGGATCTTCTACGAACTGAAATGGCAACTCcctcaaaataatcaactttatAATGTTCTTTCTAGCTCTTGCTTGACAGAATCGAAATGCAGTAAAAGTACCTGACCCAATTGGAGCTATTAATGTCTGTGTTTCATCAGCAGATTGGTTCTTTTTCAAACAGCTGTCCATGTGCCTTTTGAGATGAGAAGTGCCTGCTTTCGGATCCCCCGAAAACTTTCGGTCACATATCTTGCACTGTGAAAGCTTCAACCTCTTTATCCTTTGTGGATAATCTGGATCCACTTCTTCAATTTGTTCAAAACCTTTCCATATTATAgacgttagttttctttttttagttCCACCGGTAGCAGGGGATGGTAATTGTGAGTCTGTAACATTTGAAGTGGGTGTTGTTTCAACCAAATCAGAAACATCCATGCTTCAAATTAGAGAAAAATCACAAACCTGGTCAACCAAAAAATTTTTAGTAAACTTATGTTCAGTAAGTGTCACAAAACTATCAAAAAACATCAATTAAAACTAAATTTTTGATTACATTGATAAAGAACCAGACAACTAACAAATCTTAGCTATAAAACTGACTTTTAATTGTAAATTTAAATCTATCatgacaataatttttttttccaaatcaaCCAATACCTATAGTATCATGCTTTCAACACCATCCAAAATAAAAGCATAGAACATAATCGAATGTATTAAATATCATTATCAATTGCAGTAGATTAGAACAAAAAACTTACAGTTTTATCAGCCCCTTCTTCTCCAAAATAAATTAACAGTAGATACTGAATGGATTCAACCCTATAAATAAAGAAGGCGGTTGCATTATGATTAAAAAGGATTTCAATTTTGCAAATCGTATAATAATCCATTGATTCCATTCTGAATTTGTACCAACAGGAGACACAATATTTGGCTGAAATCTCTCTAGAGAATACGAGAGAAAGGAAATAACGAGATAAAAAAAAGGAGATGACGAGAGAATATGATAGAAAGGAAAGTAAAATCTCTGATTAAGACCAAAAGGAGACTAATTTTGGCAGAAAATTTTGATCTCTCTAACCTAGAGTTCGGAGGAGATAACAAGAAATGAAGAAAGAATGAAAAATTATGAGAAAAAGGGAaagaataatgaaaaaataatatacgtatattataattttatttttaagcatataATATTTAAAGGGTTATTCCGCACGCCGGGTACTTAAACAGGCTATCGGGTAAGCAGACAGGCCGGGTAACTAAACAGGCTACCAGACAGGTGAACAGGCTGGGCTCTAATTTTTGAACAAAAACCCGAGTCCGCCCACTTAAAATTATCGGGCAGGCTGGGCTAGCCCATGACAGGCTATCAGGCGCCCATGGGATCCTTCGGACCCAGACGGTATATGGCAGGTAGCAGGCTTCCGGGCATTTTGTACACCCCTAGATCTGCATCTttaatggaagggtggccgttgattgtcgcaacccttcgttttggcagccaacggcgtgGAGGAAAGGCTTGCATGGttttggcacagcggtgcggctggcatggttggcatgccctggagcggagatgtggctggaacatcatgccattggcacatgtggagcgcTGGCATGTTTGATATGCtttgggcgcggagatgtggcgcgacatgccattggcacatgcgacatggttggcatgccttggcgcggaaaggttgcacggcatgccattggaacatgtagcacggttggcgtgccttggcgtggaaaggttgtatggcatgccattgacacatgtggtacggctggcgtggtttaggcgtggccaagataggattttggaatattttaggcgcggccaaaactagggttttggcatagtttgggcgcggcaaAAATTTGAGACAAAggctaccacgcgttagctggcgaccttggacgtctaagatttatatctcagatggaagggtggtcgttgattgttgcaacccttcgttttggcagccgtgaaggaaaggccggtatggcatggtttaggcgtg
Coding sequences within:
- the LOC113273129 gene encoding uncharacterized protein LOC113273129 — its product is MEMDSAGEQRKLQLSELEEIINTAYESSRIYKEKTKAFHDNMIFRKQFTVGQKVFLFDTRLRLFPGKLRSCWKGPYVITNIFSHGAVEIQDLTSGNGFKVNGHRLKPYYENFVPENVEVVQLVDVLPLDE